The following are encoded together in the Acidobacteriota bacterium genome:
- a CDS encoding Ig-like domain-containing protein: MRLRVFKLFILSVVFVMAGLWCGPLTGVASSRLSPLDFWNPEPGTRNPEPERSSLKIKQRNPVTNEGNQITLMALDAQEKPASGVMWSSGSPDIAEVDPQTGRVRGVRQGFATVTASNGNTTDSVFVVVTRVKNGPAEKVPGETKVDQNGRLYLTNPAQNTILRATDALNASLKVFAGQRGARGLQDGSTTHALFAGPTAIGIDGRVQGGVYVADTLNHCVRKIGFTNQVETVLGTGDPGTPVFDSQGSAALNQMVFRSPRGIAVESGGNLFLADTDNHAIYFVDLGAKRVWLLAGRPGQSGVLDGTGIEARFSRPAGLALNSTGRVLAVADQDNNRVRLLELTQTESGSLTCRVSTVGTQSAARAFETTPQSGEPIEFSKPGSLSFDSVDNLNVVDETGAFLVTQPLGQYSRKIDLAQPEVTFNQPFSVTIRGTDTFVLDPGAAEDRQALKIVTVGGPEITDVNRETVRAEGGEEVIVTGKNFAPESIVSLGDAPVEDLQIESATQCRFRVPRQRGYGNRTLTIQTRGGLVQRSLAVIPKPLSELAVGEITTVVGGMQGVGDGRLATAATVNYPTSTAIDSSGNMYVADTSNRIRRVDAQTGIITTIAGTGRGGFSPDGTLAVTADLAADKVVIDQAGNLLINDNYRIRRIDLRTGVLTTIAGTGSPNFRGDGGPAIEAGINPDSFAIDRVGNLFIVDRSSRIRRVDAQTGIITTVAGTGKREYSGDGGPATRAGLFRPSNVAVDGRGNLFIADRQNHRIRRVDAQTGIITTVAGSGAEGLSGDGGPATAARLSYPLDVVIDADENLLITDSGNQRIRKVNQITGIISTLVGSGPAGFGGFEFGGDNGLATQARLGYPHGIAIDGAGNLFICDSFNHRLRRVDAQTDIITTVAGNGIAIERREGDLATSYFLQIPTDVVVTSAGDILVSDLVTRQVFRVDALTGRVALFAGNGKIESKGDGGPATKASFDTVSQLGIDEKNNLYIVDNQSLRVRKVNAQTGVITTIAGNGTSGSAGDGGPATAASLEPWAVLPDLRNNQLLITDPNNSQIRRVDLRTGLISTLVSARQVGSELVKGKRFSPGSLATDQEGNLFISDPPNNRIRRLDARTGMVTTVVGGNQFGYGGDNGPASEALINQPGPLVIDGAGNLFFVDSSNRVVRKIEAQTGVISTVAGGGLVDQSGLGGDGKSAVTASFSLISGLALDAAGNLYLAEYRTTGESSAVRVVKGIAIP, from the coding sequence ATGCGACTGCGAGTTTTCAAGCTCTTTATTCTGAGTGTGGTTTTCGTGATGGCCGGGCTGTGGTGTGGGCCTCTCACGGGAGTTGCCTCTTCTCGCTTATCTCCCTTGGATTTCTGGAACCCGGAACCCGGAACCCGGAACCCGGAACCCGAGCGTTCGTCCCTCAAGATCAAGCAACGCAATCCAGTCACCAACGAAGGCAACCAGATTACCCTGATGGCACTGGATGCCCAGGAGAAGCCAGCCAGCGGTGTGATGTGGAGTTCTGGCAGCCCTGACATTGCCGAAGTTGACCCACAAACCGGACGGGTTCGAGGTGTCCGTCAGGGATTTGCCACTGTTACGGCTTCAAATGGCAACACTACGGATTCGGTATTTGTCGTCGTCACGCGAGTCAAAAACGGACCGGCTGAAAAAGTCCCCGGTGAAACCAAAGTTGATCAAAATGGACGACTCTATCTGACCAACCCAGCCCAAAACACTATTTTGCGAGCGACTGATGCCTTGAACGCGTCGCTGAAAGTTTTTGCCGGTCAACGCGGCGCCCGTGGCTTGCAAGACGGAAGTACCACGCACGCACTTTTTGCCGGACCAACCGCAATTGGCATTGATGGGCGGGTTCAAGGTGGGGTGTATGTCGCGGATACCTTAAACCACTGTGTTCGAAAAATCGGATTTACTAATCAGGTTGAAACTGTGCTCGGAACAGGTGATCCCGGAACACCAGTCTTTGACAGCCAGGGAAGTGCTGCCTTGAACCAGATGGTTTTTCGTAGCCCACGCGGCATCGCGGTTGAAAGCGGCGGCAACCTCTTTCTGGCGGATACCGATAACCATGCGATTTACTTTGTGGACCTGGGCGCAAAACGCGTCTGGCTACTGGCTGGAAGACCTGGGCAATCAGGCGTGCTTGATGGAACTGGTATCGAAGCCCGGTTTTCACGCCCGGCTGGGCTGGCGTTAAACTCAACTGGACGAGTCCTGGCCGTTGCCGATCAGGACAATAACCGCGTGCGATTGCTTGAGTTAACCCAAACCGAAAGCGGTAGCTTGACTTGCCGAGTGTCAACCGTCGGTACTCAATCTGCTGCGCGGGCATTTGAAACAACACCGCAATCTGGCGAGCCAATTGAGTTTTCAAAGCCGGGTTCACTCAGTTTTGACAGCGTAGACAATTTGAATGTGGTTGATGAAACCGGCGCCTTCCTTGTAACCCAACCCCTTGGACAATATTCGAGGAAAATTGATCTTGCCCAGCCGGAAGTGACTTTTAATCAACCGTTTAGCGTTACGATTCGCGGCACGGATACGTTTGTCCTGGATCCGGGAGCGGCTGAAGACAGACAGGCTTTGAAAATTGTAACGGTTGGTGGTCCTGAAATCACCGATGTCAATCGTGAAACAGTTCGGGCCGAAGGTGGCGAAGAAGTCATTGTCACCGGCAAGAACTTCGCCCCGGAATCAATTGTCAGCCTTGGGGATGCTCCGGTGGAAGATTTACAGATTGAGAGCGCGACCCAATGTCGGTTTCGAGTCCCACGACAGCGCGGGTATGGCAACCGGACACTTACCATTCAGACCCGAGGTGGCCTGGTTCAACGCAGCCTGGCGGTCATTCCAAAACCACTTTCTGAACTGGCGGTAGGTGAAATCACCACAGTCGTTGGAGGCATGCAGGGAGTTGGCGATGGGAGATTGGCAACCGCCGCCACCGTAAATTACCCAACTTCAACCGCGATTGATAGTTCCGGCAATATGTATGTAGCGGATACTTCAAATCGGATTCGCCGGGTGGATGCTCAAACCGGCATCATCACAACCATTGCTGGGACAGGGCGCGGAGGGTTTAGTCCAGATGGCACCCTGGCCGTCACGGCTGATTTGGCCGCCGACAAAGTCGTGATTGATCAGGCGGGAAATCTGCTCATCAATGACAATTACCGAATTCGGCGGATTGATCTTCGAACCGGAGTCTTAACCACAATTGCTGGAACTGGTTCCCCGAACTTTCGTGGCGATGGCGGACCGGCCATTGAAGCTGGAATCAACCCGGATAGCTTTGCGATTGATCGGGTTGGGAATCTGTTTATTGTTGATCGCAGCAGTCGGATTCGCCGGGTGGATGCCCAAACCGGCATCATCACCACGGTGGCTGGTACTGGAAAACGTGAATACAGCGGGGATGGCGGCCCGGCAACACGCGCTGGACTCTTTCGACCATCAAATGTCGCGGTGGATGGTCGTGGGAACCTCTTTATTGCTGATCGCCAAAATCACCGAATTCGCCGGGTGGACGCCCAAACCGGCATCATTACCACCGTTGCCGGGTCTGGAGCTGAAGGATTGAGCGGGGATGGTGGTCCGGCGACTGCTGCCCGGTTGTCTTATCCACTCGATGTCGTGATTGATGCTGATGAAAATTTGCTCATCACTGATTCGGGAAATCAACGCATCCGCAAGGTGAATCAAATAACCGGGATTATTTCGACTCTGGTTGGAAGCGGGCCGGCAGGGTTTGGCGGATTTGAGTTTGGTGGTGACAATGGACTGGCAACCCAGGCACGGCTGGGATATCCGCATGGGATTGCGATTGACGGGGCGGGAAATCTGTTCATTTGCGACAGTTTCAATCACCGCCTGCGGCGGGTGGATGCCCAAACCGACATCATTACCACTGTGGCTGGAAATGGCATTGCCATTGAACGTCGTGAAGGTGATCTGGCCACCAGCTATTTTCTCCAAATTCCAACCGATGTGGTTGTTACTTCAGCGGGAGATATTCTGGTCTCTGATTTGGTAACCCGTCAGGTATTTCGGGTGGATGCGCTCACCGGTCGAGTCGCTCTCTTTGCTGGAAATGGCAAAATTGAATCAAAAGGTGATGGCGGACCAGCAACGAAAGCTTCCTTTGATACCGTGAGCCAGCTCGGAATTGACGAAAAAAACAATCTGTATATTGTTGATAATCAGTCACTTCGAGTCAGGAAGGTAAATGCGCAAACTGGCGTGATTACAACGATTGCCGGAAATGGCACGTCTGGTTCCGCTGGGGATGGCGGACCAGCCACTGCCGCCAGCCTGGAACCCTGGGCGGTGTTGCCTGACCTGCGCAACAATCAACTCCTGATCACTGACCCGAATAACAGCCAGATTCGTCGGGTTGATCTTCGGACCGGTCTCATTTCCACACTGGTTTCAGCCAGACAGGTCGGAAGCGAACTGGTCAAAGGGAAACGGTTCTCACCTGGATCGTTAGCCACTGATCAGGAAGGGAATCTTTTCATTTCTGATCCGCCAAATAACCGCATCCGCCGCCTTGATGCCCGAACCGGAATGGTAACCACCGTGGTTGGCGGCAATCAGTTTGGCTATGGTGGGGATAACGGACCAGCCTCAGAAGCATTGATCAACCAACCCGGCCCGCTGGTCATTGATGGTGCCGGGAATCTCTTTTTTGTTGATTCTTCAAATCGGGTTGTTCGCAAAATCGAAGCCCAAACCGGAGTGATTTCAACCGTGGCCGGTGGCGGTTTGGTTGATCAATCAGGATTAGGCGGCGACGGTAAATCAGCCGTAACTGCTTCGTTTAGCCTTATTTCCGGACTGGCTCTGGATGCGGCTGGCAATCTCTATCTGGCAGAATATCGCACGACGGGCGAAAGTAGTGCCGTCCGAGTCGTGAAAGGCATTGCCATTCCTTGA
- a CDS encoding carboxypeptidase regulatory-like domain-containing protein: MKKTILVLAVWFVWCGSTWFAGKAVAQTVTGTIAGQVIDQQQTPLAGVLVRFINLENGFDYGKRTDRLGTYRIEFLPAGAYQIVAEKDGFRPTVIAQFLVEVNRQKIIKPPPIQLIPLNLSPPAVSPDQDKSRLAQVNVTDAALRGSLPAGFLNALPLAGIRNFDRLALLFPGIVPPPATTGANGPGIGPGVGTAGQFSVNGQRARSNTFTVNGSDNNDQEVGVRRQGFTPAIPIPVEGITEFQITTLLADAEAGRNTGGQINVLSRSGSSAVHGEFHDFLTGSALKARDFFDLSGPGNPAKNSAIQNQIGASLGFPIVANRWHILTAFEHQLSVRDQESHFAVPTQLERNTALQSARRRSRLGIDVLDSTFYPLPNNPGGPYGGNTLTKILSADGNGVVFNLGLDGQTAIWGRPTTVSLRYHITDDDTRIPVVDDAINSSVTALTRTHNLALVASTELSSRLANQFRFSFGRTALRFAQVADSPFVFQSRLTSRDRTGDGTPDGRTGPIGRLLLSPYSPLGVDPGTFPQRRVNNTFQVADTLVREFSRVTLKAGADVRRVQINSALDRNYRAQVAFTPGFLVRRDGLQPGSGADFAAFGLPSDIFQALAVTPDSSLALRFTEINLFTSAQLRISPNFTLELGLRYERNTVPTDATGRLERSLTIQNSELPPFDPESAFAQIFLGALDAQRSFLGGRRKIIRGDGDNVAVRAGFAWDLSKTGRMSLRGGYGLFYDPILGTVVSQSRNALPGFIPVNFGSSVLFPNALSANPAFLRFGEQLDQSLIVPGTLNTISFAPEDYVSGIGRLLTIGGFFVGSGFGAAITLPDQNLTSPTVHQYSLSLERTLPNGFTASLAYVGTTGRNLLRVRTPNGGQLTPLAIRVLAGGVPAVIRLQNRPNPDLGAVTVFESSAHSTYNGLQASLVRRFTTGLAVQVSYTWSHAIDDVSDIFDTSGASALAQDETGRQSSLKTERGNAAFDVRHRLTSAWSVPISLKKLKLGDFQFSGIVTLQTGQPFTVTSGFDTNFDGNLTDRINTTTGLLISNHGRTRLQVLPNIDVFQFLPPIDSDHPANGQVGRNTFRAAGIASVDMALTKKISFRNEQALELRLEAFNLLNRTHFGIPVRVLNAPGFGSSVNTSLPARTIQAAVKFQF, from the coding sequence ATGAAGAAAACAATACTGGTTCTGGCAGTTTGGTTTGTATGGTGTGGCAGCACATGGTTTGCTGGAAAGGCGGTTGCCCAAACCGTGACTGGAACCATTGCCGGGCAGGTCATTGACCAGCAGCAAACTCCGCTGGCTGGAGTTTTGGTCAGGTTTATCAATCTTGAGAACGGGTTTGACTACGGCAAGCGAACTGACCGATTGGGAACCTATCGCATCGAGTTTCTGCCAGCGGGGGCCTATCAGATTGTGGCCGAGAAAGACGGGTTTCGCCCAACCGTTATTGCCCAGTTTTTGGTCGAAGTCAACCGCCAGAAAATCATCAAACCCCCACCCATCCAATTGATTCCACTCAATCTTTCGCCGCCTGCCGTATCGCCTGACCAGGATAAATCCCGGCTGGCTCAGGTCAATGTGACTGACGCGGCTTTGCGCGGAAGCCTTCCAGCCGGTTTTTTGAATGCGCTGCCACTGGCAGGGATCAGGAATTTTGATCGGCTTGCGCTGCTGTTTCCTGGAATTGTCCCGCCGCCGGCAACAACCGGCGCCAATGGTCCAGGGATTGGCCCCGGCGTCGGAACGGCGGGCCAGTTTTCAGTCAATGGGCAACGCGCCCGGAGCAACACGTTCACGGTCAACGGTTCGGACAACAATGATCAGGAAGTTGGTGTCCGCCGTCAGGGATTTACCCCGGCGATTCCGATTCCAGTCGAAGGCATTACCGAATTTCAAATCACGACGCTCCTGGCGGATGCGGAAGCCGGGCGCAACACGGGCGGTCAAATCAATGTGCTGTCACGGTCTGGTTCAAGCGCCGTTCACGGTGAATTTCACGATTTTCTCACTGGTTCAGCCCTGAAAGCGCGTGATTTTTTTGACCTGAGTGGTCCCGGCAATCCTGCCAAAAACTCAGCCATCCAAAATCAAATCGGCGCCAGCCTTGGGTTTCCGATTGTGGCCAATCGGTGGCACATTTTGACCGCGTTTGAACACCAGTTGAGTGTTCGTGACCAGGAAAGCCATTTTGCTGTACCGACACAACTTGAACGCAACACCGCGCTGCAATCAGCCAGACGACGGAGCCGACTTGGAATTGATGTTTTAGATTCAACGTTTTACCCGTTGCCAAACAATCCCGGTGGACCCTATGGCGGCAACACCCTGACAAAAATTTTGAGCGCGGATGGAAATGGAGTGGTCTTCAATCTTGGTCTGGACGGACAAACAGCCATTTGGGGAAGACCAACCACGGTCAGCCTTCGCTACCACATAACTGACGATGATACCCGGATTCCAGTCGTGGACGATGCGATCAATTCGAGTGTGACGGCGCTGACCCGGACCCACAATCTGGCACTGGTCGCCAGTACTGAACTGTCTTCCCGGCTGGCCAATCAGTTCCGGTTTTCGTTTGGTCGAACGGCTTTGCGTTTTGCCCAGGTTGCTGACAGCCCGTTTGTTTTTCAATCTCGCCTGACCAGCCGCGACCGAACCGGAGACGGAACGCCAGACGGACGAACCGGCCCGATTGGGCGGCTTCTTTTGTCGCCATACAGTCCGCTTGGCGTTGACCCCGGAACGTTTCCCCAACGCCGGGTGAATAATACGTTTCAAGTCGCTGACACGCTGGTGAGGGAATTCAGCCGGGTCACGCTCAAGGCTGGCGCCGATGTGCGCCGGGTTCAAATCAACAGTGCCCTGGATCGAAACTACCGGGCCCAGGTCGCCTTTACGCCAGGATTTCTGGTCAGGCGCGATGGCTTGCAACCAGGTTCTGGCGCCGATTTTGCGGCCTTTGGGTTGCCGTCAGATATTTTTCAAGCCCTGGCGGTGACACCTGATTCGTCGCTGGCACTTCGCTTTACCGAAATCAACCTGTTTACTTCAGCTCAACTGCGGATTTCCCCCAATTTTACCCTGGAGTTGGGGCTTCGTTATGAACGCAACACCGTTCCGACTGATGCCACCGGGCGACTTGAACGCTCACTCACGATTCAAAACTCTGAACTTCCACCCTTTGACCCTGAATCGGCGTTTGCTCAGATTTTTCTGGGAGCCCTCGATGCCCAGCGGAGTTTTCTGGGCGGAAGACGCAAAATCATTCGGGGTGATGGTGACAATGTGGCCGTTCGGGCCGGGTTTGCCTGGGATCTTTCAAAAACAGGAAGGATGTCGCTTCGGGGTGGGTACGGGTTGTTTTATGACCCGATTTTGGGCACCGTGGTCAGTCAATCGCGCAACGCATTGCCGGGTTTCATTCCAGTGAATTTTGGTTCTTCGGTCTTGTTTCCCAATGCGTTAAGTGCCAATCCGGCCTTTCTCAGATTTGGAGAGCAACTTGACCAGTCGCTGATTGTCCCTGGCACCCTCAACACGATTTCATTTGCCCCTGAAGACTATGTTTCCGGCATTGGCAGGTTGCTCACGATTGGTGGTTTTTTTGTTGGATCAGGATTTGGGGCGGCAATTACCTTGCCGGATCAGAATCTGACCTCGCCTACCGTGCATCAGTATTCGCTCTCACTTGAACGAACTCTGCCGAATGGTTTTACCGCCAGTCTGGCCTATGTCGGAACAACTGGAAGAAACCTCCTGCGAGTGCGAACACCCAATGGCGGCCAGTTGACGCCACTGGCCATTCGGGTGCTGGCGGGCGGTGTTCCAGCCGTGATTCGGCTGCAAAACCGGCCTAACCCTGACCTGGGGGCCGTGACCGTGTTTGAAAGTTCGGCGCATTCCACCTACAACGGGTTGCAGGCTTCGCTGGTGCGCCGGTTTACCACCGGGTTGGCGGTGCAGGTGAGTTACACCTGGTCGCACGCCATTGACGATGTTTCAGATATCTTTGACACGTCGGGCGCCTCGGCACTGGCTCAAGATGAAACCGGGCGCCAATCATCGCTGAAAACCGAGCGTGGAAACGCCGCTTTTGATGTCCGCCATCGGCTGACGTCAGCCTGGAGTGTTCCAATATCATTGAAGAAATTGAAGTTGGGTGACTTTCAGTTTTCAGGAATCGTGACGTTGCAAACCGGCCAACCATTTACGGTGACTTCTGGTTTTGACACCAACTTTGATGGAAACCTGACGGATCGAATCAACACCACGACTGGATTGCTGATTTCAAACCATGGCCGGACCCGCCTTCAGGTTTTACCGAATATTGATGTTTTTCAATTTTTACCGCCGATTGACAGCGACCATCCGGCGAATGGTCAGGTTGGTCGGAACACTTTTCGTGCCGCAGGGATTGCCTCGGTTGACATGGCCCTGACCAAAAAGATCAGTTTTCGCAATGAGCAAGCGCTGGAGCTTCGCCTGGAAGCCTTTAACCTGTTGAACCGCACCCACTTCGGGATTCCAGTGCGTGTGTTGAATGCCCCCGGATTTGGCTCTTCGGTCAACACATCACTCCCGGCGCGAACGATTCAGGCCGCTGTGAAATTTCAGTTCTAA
- a CDS encoding PEGA domain-containing protein, with product MKSTIKICCLFLGLVLSQTALGIQKKSPEVKDLPPRSTPPVPAKSLTGTLVLFTDPPESEVLLNQKSHGKTTAAGNFNKPLSLKPGSYVLEVKHPDYEPLQQSVTIRPGSVTPLRVALRPRFGVIQLVFSQPFPSGTIKLDGNEVSASELTRTSETEIRIKTPIGHHRVEILRPKYLPFSGEITLSGATPQSLPVILERATAQLLIKTQEGTRVYINGQENGVVPATGELRVSTILPDQPNTVRLERFGYERFEQLIRGQAGKIVELEARLLPLPTTTEFADNFQGGLQFWEAPSEWKAETGILTVPTTSRIGVVKEKRFCESEVFFGLRLTNDRGAAWVVRAQDEKNYYLFCLNGPGGIFPNKFQTYVCRDGKLDLTRPVTAPLPILPPLKPGETYRVHIKISGNTIQHWITPSKTGEEISIGFFQDAQNTFPCGTLGFSTPAGEAFQVTGFVVSPLLVN from the coding sequence ATGAAATCAACCATTAAAATTTGCTGTCTGTTTCTGGGCCTTGTGCTCAGTCAGACAGCATTGGGCATACAAAAGAAAAGCCCCGAGGTCAAAGATCTGCCACCTCGTAGCACCCCACCGGTTCCGGCCAAATCACTGACGGGAACCCTCGTTCTGTTTACCGACCCACCTGAATCGGAGGTGCTCCTTAACCAAAAATCACATGGGAAAACCACGGCTGCCGGAAATTTCAACAAACCGCTTTCCCTGAAACCAGGGAGCTACGTGCTCGAAGTCAAACACCCCGACTATGAACCGCTCCAGCAATCGGTCACGATTCGTCCAGGGTCGGTAACCCCGCTGCGAGTGGCACTGCGTCCACGGTTTGGCGTCATCCAGCTTGTTTTTTCACAGCCCTTTCCCAGCGGAACCATCAAACTCGATGGGAACGAAGTTTCCGCCAGTGAACTCACCCGCACCTCAGAAACTGAAATCCGAATCAAAACACCGATTGGTCATCATCGGGTGGAAATCCTGCGGCCCAAATATCTTCCCTTCTCCGGTGAAATCACACTCAGTGGCGCAACGCCACAAAGCCTTCCCGTGATTCTGGAGCGGGCGACGGCACAACTCCTGATCAAAACCCAGGAAGGCACACGGGTTTATATCAACGGTCAGGAAAACGGGGTCGTCCCAGCAACCGGAGAGCTACGCGTTTCGACGATCCTTCCCGATCAACCCAATACTGTGCGGCTGGAACGTTTTGGATATGAAAGATTTGAGCAACTGATTCGCGGGCAGGCTGGAAAAATAGTAGAACTCGAAGCGAGGTTGCTTCCCCTGCCGACCACAACGGAATTTGCCGACAATTTTCAAGGTGGTCTTCAATTTTGGGAGGCGCCGTCGGAATGGAAAGCCGAAACCGGGATTCTCACCGTGCCGACTACTTCGCGGATTGGCGTGGTGAAAGAGAAGCGATTTTGTGAGAGTGAAGTCTTTTTTGGACTGCGCCTCACCAATGACCGTGGGGCAGCCTGGGTGGTGCGGGCTCAAGATGAAAAGAATTACTATCTGTTTTGTCTCAACGGCCCAGGTGGCATATTTCCCAACAAGTTCCAGACCTATGTTTGCCGCGATGGAAAACTGGATCTGACCAGACCAGTAACGGCGCCGCTTCCGATCCTGCCGCCGCTCAAACCTGGCGAAACGTATCGGGTACACATCAAAATCAGCGGCAACACGATCCAACACTGGATTACCCCGAGCAAGACCGGCGAAGAAATTTCAATTGGTTTCTTTCAAGATGCCCAAAATACATTTCCCTGTGGCACGCTTGGGTTTTCAACACCCGCCGGCGAAGCATTTCAGGTCACAGGCTTTGTGGTGTCACCGCTTTTAGTCAATTAG
- a CDS encoding SUMF1/EgtB/PvdO family nonheme iron enzyme yields the protein MTPERWQQVKELVAEALSVEEHERSRFLAKVCSTDPSLYQEVNQLLAFENEAHAFLESSPVVELDSRAKTLDSPPVRPEPERESDLVAIGTTLLEKYTILKLIGQGGMARVYQARHIDLGILVAVKVLKSAFTQDPSLLERFKREAQTAASLDHPNSVRVFDYGVQGTACYLVMEYLEGESLRQRLKTRWRMSLDEALTFLEQVCPALSYVHRKGVIHRDLKPDNIFFAQQDGKEIVKILDFGIAKPGTIAETLTNPDLICGTPHYMSPEQCVGDRITVSSDLYSLGVIVYEMLAGERPFEADATLTVMYAHVNLPTPELHQRYPEIPHSVSNQVTRLMSKKAADRFSSADEFLQAIRSAISDREHESTQPYLSPAEKLETIPALELETIPPSVSQTRMVHPVKVAPELATARQQPGIVSVAAYGLATVVLGLSVVWVAWFGFQPVTPITSQLPGVSQPARPERRQPPADHFVLIPGGKVTIGRNADECRGNPDCQISEDETPAHQVELASFFLSRYEVTNQEYLEFVQATQTTPPPVWKGSTFPSGQADWPVTDITWEQATAYCVWRARRDGLPLRLPTEEEWEYAARGSDNRLFSWGNEWNADFANVAKRLQNQQFPLPVTTQNADISPFGIVGMTGNVKEWTASNFSVYPGGSYVPTQSDKTCKMIRGGSFKNIPDASRTSFRTWDLPTFQAPNLGFRLAVTNHEINH from the coding sequence TTGACGCCGGAACGCTGGCAACAGGTCAAAGAACTGGTCGCCGAGGCATTATCGGTTGAAGAACACGAGCGGTCCCGCTTTCTAGCCAAGGTGTGCTCGACGGACCCTTCGCTGTATCAGGAGGTCAATCAGCTACTCGCCTTTGAAAATGAAGCCCATGCCTTTCTTGAATCATCACCGGTTGTTGAACTGGATTCGAGAGCCAAAACACTTGATTCTCCACCAGTTAGGCCCGAGCCAGAACGTGAATCCGATTTGGTCGCGATTGGCACCACCTTGCTGGAAAAATACACCATTCTGAAGTTGATTGGCCAGGGCGGTATGGCCAGGGTGTATCAGGCACGCCACATTGATCTGGGCATTTTAGTGGCCGTCAAAGTCTTGAAGAGTGCCTTTACCCAGGATCCAAGCCTGTTGGAACGTTTCAAACGCGAAGCGCAAACCGCCGCCAGTCTTGATCATCCCAATTCGGTTCGGGTCTTTGATTATGGTGTCCAGGGAACCGCCTGTTACCTGGTTATGGAATACCTGGAGGGTGAGTCGCTTCGGCAACGGTTAAAAACCCGGTGGCGAATGTCGCTTGATGAAGCACTGACTTTCCTTGAGCAGGTATGCCCGGCACTAAGCTACGTCCATCGCAAAGGTGTGATTCATCGTGACTTAAAGCCCGACAATATTTTCTTTGCTCAACAAGATGGCAAAGAAATCGTCAAAATCCTCGACTTCGGAATTGCCAAACCAGGCACTATCGCCGAAACCCTCACCAATCCAGATTTGATTTGCGGGACGCCACACTATATGTCACCGGAACAATGCGTTGGTGATCGCATTACAGTGAGTTCAGACCTGTATTCGCTGGGAGTCATTGTTTATGAAATGCTGGCCGGAGAGCGTCCGTTCGAAGCCGACGCGACCCTGACGGTGATGTATGCCCACGTCAACCTGCCGACGCCTGAGCTTCATCAACGGTATCCTGAAATTCCCCACAGCGTGTCAAATCAGGTAACCCGGCTAATGTCCAAAAAGGCGGCGGATCGTTTTTCATCAGCGGATGAGTTTCTGCAGGCGATTCGGTCAGCTATTTCCGACCGGGAACATGAGTCCACACAACCTTATTTATCTCCGGCTGAGAAATTGGAAACCATTCCAGCACTTGAGCTTGAAACCATTCCACCGTCAGTGAGCCAAACACGGATGGTTCACCCGGTGAAAGTAGCGCCAGAACTGGCCACGGCCAGGCAGCAGCCCGGTATCGTGTCGGTGGCGGCTTACGGACTCGCCACGGTAGTGCTTGGGTTGAGTGTGGTTTGGGTGGCGTGGTTTGGGTTTCAACCAGTCACTCCAATCACCTCACAACTGCCTGGAGTGTCACAACCAGCCAGACCCGAGCGACGACAGCCACCAGCAGATCACTTTGTTTTGATTCCAGGCGGGAAGGTGACGATTGGCCGAAACGCTGACGAATGCCGGGGGAACCCAGATTGCCAGATTTCAGAAGATGAAACCCCGGCCCATCAGGTCGAACTGGCATCATTTTTCCTGAGTCGCTATGAAGTCACCAATCAGGAATATCTGGAATTTGTCCAGGCGACACAGACCACCCCTCCACCAGTTTGGAAAGGCTCAACCTTTCCATCTGGTCAAGCCGATTGGCCAGTGACAGACATCACCTGGGAACAGGCGACGGCATACTGTGTCTGGCGTGCCAGACGTGATGGACTTCCCCTTCGGCTGCCGACTGAAGAAGAATGGGAATATGCGGCTCGTGGCAGCGATAACCGACTTTTTTCCTGGGGAAATGAGTGGAATGCAGATTTTGCCAACGTAGCCAAACGCCTCCAAAATCAACAGTTTCCACTTCCAGTAACCACCCAGAATGCGGATATCAGTCCATTTGGTATTGTTGGAATGACTGGGAATGTCAAGGAATGGACCGCTTCGAATTTTTCAGTTTATCCGGGCGGAAGCTACGTTCCGACCCAATCAGACAAAACTTGCAAAATGATTCGAGGAGGCAGTTTTAAAAATATTCCGGATGCTTCGCGCACATCATTTCGCACCTGGGATTTACCAACCTTCCAGGCCCCTAACCTTGGCTTTCGTCTTGCCGTTACCAACCATGAAATCAACCATTAA